Genomic window (Wenzhouxiangella marina):
ACGGCAGCGGCAGCGTGAACCTGAACAAGATCCGCTCCGCAGGCGACTGAAGCGACGAGGCCTTGCGTTCATGATCCAGCCCTTCGCAGAATAGGCCCATGATCGACGCCCTGTCCGACATCGGCACCCTGTCCGCCCTGCTCGCCGGCATCAGCCTGAGCGCGGCGGCGGGCCTGCGCGTCTTCATTCCGATCCTGGCCCTCGGCCTGGCCGCGCGCAGCGGCGTCCTCGAGCTCGGCGCGCAGTTCCAGTGGATGGCCTCGGACCCGGTCCTGCTGGTGGTCGGGGTGGCGGCTCTTTTCGAGACCGGCGCCTACTACATCCCCTGGGTCGACAACCTCCTCGATCTGCTGGCCACGCCGGCCGCCCTCGGCGGCGGCACGGTGATCGTGTCCTCCCTGCTGCCGGAGATGGAGCCGGCCGCGCAATGGACCACGGCCGCCCTGCTTGGCGGGGGCTCGGCGGGCATCGTGCAGGCCGCGACGGTCGCCGCCCGCGGTGTGTCCACGGCCACCAGCGGCGGCCTCGGCAACTTCCTCATCGCCAGCGTCGAGGCCATCGGCAGCGTGATCGCCGTGATACTCGCCCTGCTGATTCCCATCGCCTTCGGCCTGCTGGTCATCGTTGGCCTGATCGCCCTGCTCGTCTGGGTGCTCAGGCGGCTCCTGCGGCGCTCAGCCCGCGAGCCTTCGGCCGCGCCCCCGGGCTGAGCCCCGCTCGAGGCCTCAGGGCGCCGGCTTGCGCCCGGTGATCATCGCCCGGACCAGGTTCTCGCCGTGCAGGCGGCTGGACACGAAGACGCCGAGCACGTGCAGCACCACCAGGCCAAGCATCACGTTGACCATGACTTCGTGTGCCTCTTCCCAGAAGTGCTCGTCGGCTGCCCAGAGCGTGGTCGCCGTCGCGTGCTCCGCCTCCGCGACCCAGGCCGCCAGGGGGCCGGCCTGTTCTTCCAGCGCGTAGAGTATGAGGCCCGAGAAGGTCAGACCCAGCATGCAGGCGAGCAACAGCACGATCATGACGCCACCGGCCGGGTTGTGACCGACATAACGCCTGGCCGCACCGCGAGCCAGATCGCGCAGATAGGCCAGCACCACCGCCGGCGAGCGCAGGAAATCACTGAAGCGCGCGTGGCGGGTGCCGACAAGGCCCCAGACGATCCGGAACAGCACGATCGCGATCAGGCTGTAGCCGATCCACACGTGCAGCGAGAGCCATTCGTCTTCCATCACGTAGTTGGTGAAGAAGCCGACCACCAGCAGCCAGTGACCGATCCGGACGATCGGATCCCAGACACGCTGTTCGCCGTTGGCCTCGATGGAGTCCCTTGCCTTGTTCATCGCATGACACCTTGCGTTTGACCTGCTGCCATGGTGACGAAATGTTCCGGGCGGTAGAATCCGGCAGATGACATAGCGGACCCAGCCCGCTGGTCATGCGCCCCTGGACCCACTGAACGAGCCTGCCTATGTCGAATGACAGTCAAGTCCCCGGACGCGCCGGCCTGTTCCTGGTGATCTTCGGCCTGATCGCCATCCTCATCGCCTGGGACCTGGTCGCCGATCATGCCCAGGGCGTCGATCACCTGCACGTTGCCATCGAGCTGGCCCTGCTGATCCTGAGCGCGACCATGTTCGCCCACGTCCTGCGCCAGGTCCTGCGCAGCCGGCGCAAGCTTCGCGTATTGAACCAACGGCTGGACTCGGCTCAAGCCGAATCGCAGCGCTGGCGCGCGTCCTACCAGGGCACGCTCCAGGGCCTGAGTACTGCGATCCAGGCGCAGTTCGGGAGCTGGCAGTTGAGTCCGGCGGAATCCGAAATCGCCCTGCTGCTGCTCAAGGGACTGAGCCTGAAGGAGATCGCCGCCCTGCGCGAGACCGGCGAGCGCACGGTGCGCGAGCAGGCACGCGCGGTCTACCGCAAGGCCGGCCTGGCCGGTCGCTCTGAACTGTCCGCGTTCTTTCTGGAAGACCTGCTGCTGCCCCGCGCCGATCAGAGCCGGAGCAAGGACCCTTCACACCCCGCCGACTGAGCAGGGCAGGACTTCAGGGCGGGCAGGCCTCGCCCGCCGCCGTCCACCAGGCCATGGCGCGCCGGTAGGCCTCGGGGGCGGAGGAGGCGTGGTAGTGGCCCTCCAGCCATTCGAGTTCGAGCGCGAGATGATCCGAGCCCCGAGTCTGCCAGGCGGCCAGCCAGTCAGCCAGGGGCTGGCTCAGGGACGCCATTTCTTCCGACGAACGGGTGATCATCAGGGGCACGGCCGACGCCGCCTCGGCGGGCTCGAGTTCGATGAAGTAGTCGAGGTTCCGGTGCAGGGCCGGGTTGATGGACAGGTAGGCCGAGAACAGCTCGGGCCGAGTCAGGGCCGTGAGCAGGGTGAACTGCCCGCCCAGGGACTGACCGACGACAAGACTGCGATCGGCGTCGACGCGAAACTTCCCTTCGATCTCCGGCAGCAGCTCCTCGGCCAGGAAGTCCTGATAGGCGAAGGCACCGCCGTAGTACTCGGGCTCCGGCGCCGGCGCCGTGTAGTCCGTCGAGCGCAGGTTGCCGTTGGCGTAGCCGAGGCCGCCGTAGGAGATGCCCACCATGACCACCGGCGGCGCCTGCTCGTCGATCTCCAGCATCAGCTGGTAGGGGCTCAGCATCGGAAAGAGAATGCCGCCGTCGAGGAGGTAGACCACGGGCCAGTCGCAGGCGCGCGCCTGGTAGTCCTGCGGCAGGCGCACATAGACATGGAAATCACGCCCGAGGGTGGCCGAGCTGATCGTGAACTGCTCGATCGGCCCCATGCCGAACAATCGCTCCAACGATTCATCTGGCGATGGCGTGCTGGCGCAGGCGGTCAACAGAGCGAACAGCAGGCCGCTGAGTATCCAGCGACCGGGTTTCGAAAACGTCATGGCGGGTCGCCTGATCAGGGTCGAGGCCAGCATTGTCCCGCGGGCCTCGATCCGGCGCAAACGGTTCGGTTCAGGCCGCGGCGCGCACCCCGGACCGCGCCTCGGGCACTTCGACCAGACGGCCGCTCTTGCAGTCATAGATGTAGCCGTGGATGGGGAGGTCTGCGGGCACCAGCGGGCTCGAGCGGATGCGCTGGACGTCTTCGATCACGCTTCGAGCGTTGTCCTTGAAGCTCAGCCAGTTGATGTAGCGTCCTTCCGTCGACCCGCCGCCGGTGCCGGGATCCTGCCAGCCCTGCTCGCTCAGGCTCGCCGTTTCCAGGCTGCTGGCGAGCAGCTCGGCCATGGTGTCGTTGTCGAACAGTTCCATACCGCAGTCCGTGTGATGGATCACGAACCACTCGCGCGTGCCCAGCAGCTTGTAGGAAATCACCAGGGATCGGATCGCGTCGTCGCTGGCGCGGCCGCCGGCATTACGGATCACGTGGGCATCGCCCTCGGCCAGGCCGGCGTACTTGGCCGGGTCGAGGCGCGCGTCCATGCAGGTCAGGATGGCGAAGCGCCGGGCCGGCGGCAGGGGCAGTTCGGACTTGTCGCCGAACTCGGCGGCGTAGGCCGCATTGGCGGCGAGGACTTCATCGAGGATCTGGCTCATCGGGGGCTCCGTGTAGTCATGGCTTCGGGATCGCGGCAAGACATCCACCGCAGACTGACAGGCAAGACTAGACGACCGCTATCACGGCCGGTAGAACGCTTCGGACTTTGCTTATGCCGAAGCCCCAGGGAATACAGGGCGAGCCCGAGGGCCGCAACCGGACCCGCTTGGCAGGCCAGGCATTTGCGTCGACAATGGCCTTCAAGCCGAACATCGATCGTCTCAAGCCCATGCTCTACCCCAGCACCCGAGGACACTGCCCGCCCGTCCGCCTCGATGAGGCCCTGCGCGCCGGACTCGCCCCCGATGGCGGTCTGTATGTACCCGAGCGCATTCCCGGCCTGGAGGCGGCAACGGGCATTCCCGGGCCGGACCTTTCGGCCACGGCAGAACGCGTTCTGGCGCCGTTCTTTGCCGACAGCTCGCTCGCCGAGGATCTGCCCCGGATCACCCGCGAGGCCCTCGACCTGCCCTTGCCGATCGTCGAATTCAATCCGGGCAAGAGCTGGATGCTGGAGTTGTTCCATGGTCCGACGGCGGCGTTCAAGGATTTCGCGGCACGCTTCCTCGCCGCCTGTCTGAGCCGATTGAGAGCAGAACACGAGCCGGTGCAGACCGTCCTTGTCGCCACCTCCGGCGACACGGGCGGCGCCGTGGCCGCCGCCTTCCACCGCCGACCCGGCTTCCGGGTCGTGATCCTCTACCCCGACGGCAAGGTGTCGGCGCGCCAGGCGCACCAGCTCGGCGCCTTCGGCGACAACGTGCACTGCTTTCGGGTGCAGGGCAACTTCGACGACTGCCAGCGCCTGGTCAAGCGCGCCCTGAACACGCCCGAGCTGGCCTCGGCCCTGGCCCTGACCTCGGCCAATTCGATCTCCATCGGCCGCCTCCTGCCCCAGATCAGCTACTACGCTCACAGCGTCAGCCAGCTGTCGGCGCAGATCGCTCAGAAGGTCAACCTCATCATCCCCACGGGCAACCTGGGCAACGCCCTCGGCGCGGTGCTGGCACGGGCCATGGGCATTCCGATCGGCGAGATCCGCCTGGCCACGAATGCCAATCGCACCCTGCCCGACTATTTCGGTGGCGAGGACTATCGCGGCCGGCCCGGCATCGCCACCCTGGCCAATGCCATGGACGTCGGCGACCCGTCCAACTTCGAGCGCCTGGCCTGGCTGTACCGCGAGGCGGACCTGCGCGACAGCGGCATCCACGCCGGAAGCGTGACTGACGAGCAGATCCGCCGCGCGATCCGGCGAGCCTGGAACGAGCAGGGCCTGATGGTCTGCCCGCACACGGCCTGCGCCCTGGAACTGCTCAGACAGCAGCGAGAAGTCGGCGACGATCGACCGTGGATGGTCGCGGCCACGGCGCACGCGGCCAAGTTCGAGAACGTCGTCGAGCCCCTGATCGAGCAGACCATCGAAGCGCCGCCGGCCCTGGCGGCGCTGCTCGAACGTCCAAGCCATGCGGAGGACCTGGAGCCGGACGAGGACGCGCTGGCCACGCGCCTGCGCGCGCTCGCCTGATGGGCGGCGGGCTGAGAACAGAGGTCGATCAGAACTCGAAGCGATCGAGGAAGATCTCGTCGAAGGGGTTGACCGGGCTTCGGACGCAGTCGTAGGTTTCACCGATCCGTGGGCCCGTGTCGAGCACCTCGAAATCCCCCACCTGCACCCCCAGCAGCGACTGGGAATCGACGTTCAGCTCGGCCCAGCTCGTTTCGCTGTGACGATCGCTGGCGAAGGTCAGCGCGATGTTGCCCCCATCGGCCAGGACGATGCCGTAGCGCTGCATGGTCCGCAGGATCACCTGCTCGGCCGGATTGTAGGCGCTCATGTCGAAGTCCGCTTTCAGGCGCAGGCGCGCCCCATAGGGCACGCTGCCCGACGGCCCCGAGGGACCACCCGCATGACTGGCGGGGCGCACGTAGAGACGGCCCGCCACGCCGCCCAGGGAGGCATCGCTGGCCATCCGACTGTTCGGCAGGATGAAACGGATCGCGTGGCCGAGGTCCGAGCCCGGATCGTCCAGCCGCGCCGCGACCGCATCGGGGTGCACGAGCAGAGGCGCGATGGGAAAGCCGGCGGCATCGGCGCTGGTGCAGTGCTCACCCCGCCCCTCGGGCGGGTAGACCACGTCGAGGTTCCACACCGCCAGGCACTGGGCGCTCAGCACGCCCTGATCGAGATTGCCGGCGAAGACCTCGTAGAGCAGGCTGCCCTGCCGGATCAGCAGGTGGCAGTCGCCACCCGAACAGCTCAGGCCCGTCTGACCCTCGAAAGCGGCGTCCGGCGGCACGGGCACGGGTGTGCCGATCGGTTCGCAATCCGGCAGGTAATACAGCGACGCCGCTGTCACCGGATAGCTCGGTGCGGTGGTATCGGCGTCGGGGTAGTAGTGGATCGAGAAATCGATCTGGAAGCGATCACTATTGCCCCAACCGCCCAGTCCGGCCAGCGTGGAGAGCATGCTGGCCGACTGGGGATGGATCGGCGCGGCGGAGATGTCCTCGTGCCAGACCGCCCCCTGGGGAAACCGTGGCGGTTCCGTGGCCATGGCCTGCACGGCCAGAAGTGCCGGGAGCAAACCGCCCAGCGCGATCCGAACCGCCTTTGCCTGTGTCCGCCGCATGCTTGCTCCGGGGTGGCCTGGCACCAGAGCTCATGCTACTCCACCACCGGCCCTTCGATCCAGTCGGCGATCAACGGCAGCAGCGCCTCATGCAGCGGCAGCGAGGGATCCGTGTAGCTGGGCAGCTGCGCCGGCAAGGCCCCTTCGACGGCCTTGAGCACGTGGTTCATGCCGTCGATCCACTCGGCGCGGTCCGCATGGGCGGCCAGAGCGTCGAAATCCGCCCGACCGACCTGGATGTCGCTGCTGCCGCCGATGACCAGCAGCGGCACGTCGAGCCCGGCCGCCAGCGCTGCCGGATCGATCGCCAGCCACTCGATCAGGTAGGGCTGGATCGAGGGCCGGAACAGGGCCTGCAGCAGCGGCGAGACCTCGTCGACGCGCTGCCCGGATTCCAGCGAGGACAGGACACGCTCGAACTCGACGCCGATCTCGCCGGGTCGACGACCCTCGGTCTGCTCACGCAGGATCACGCCCGCGGGCCGCCCGGCCCCGGCCAGACTGATGACGCTGGCCACCTCGGAACGCATGGCGGCGGCCTTGGCGAACAGGGCACCTTCGCTATGGCCCAGGAGATGAATGCGAAGCTGGGCGTTGCGCGCATGCAGCCAGTCGACCCAGGCCCGCAGGTCCTCGACGTAGACCGAGGGCCGAATCTCCGCCTCGCTGAGCGACGTTCGGCTCTCGCCGGCAAAACGCTTGTCGATGGCCAGCACGGCGATGCCTTCGGCCACCAGGCCCCGGGCCAACAAGCGCAGGCTGTCGTTCTGCATGCCGGGCTGATTGCCGTGTCGATCCGTCGGCCCGCTGCCGGCGTGCAGAATCACCGCCTGTCCAGCACCTTCGGGCCAGTAGAGACTGCCGTACAGCTCGGCGTCGGGACGATCGAGCACCACGGCCTCGGCGGGACGATCGGCCAGCGCCGCGGCGCAGTTCAGGAGCAGCAGGGCGGAAAGGATTCTGTACATGAGCATGTTCCTATCTGAAATATTGATTCGCTTTTTTATCTTGCGGCTTGAATTTTATTTATTCAAGAGTTAATATTTTTCATCATGAAACGCACACCATCGAAATGCCCTTCCTGCGACAGCGAGCTGGCCGTCACCGAACTCCGCTGCCTCGACTGCCAGACCGCCGTCAGCGGCCACTATCGCCTGCCTCCCCTGCTACGACTCGACCCGTCGGATCAGGAATTCGTCGAGGCCTTCGTCCTGAGCTCCGGCAGCCTGAAGGCCATGGCCGGACAGCTGGGCGTCAGCTACCCGACCGTTCGCAACCGCCTCAATGACATCATCGAGCAGATTCGGAAGGAGTCCGAGACATGAAGACCTGGCTGTTCAAACCCTTCGAGAAGGTCGCCGGCGGCGCCTCGCTGGGACTGGGGTTGCTGATCATCGTATCGACCGCGCTCCTCGCCTGGAGCCGAAGCCTGCACACCGATGGCGTACTCGACCTGCATTTCGGTCCCGCCAGTCCGCTCTGGGTGCAATTGAGCCAGGGCCTGATCGCCTGGCTGAGCCTCAGCCTGGTCCTGTGGGCGGCCGGCCTCTGGCTGGGCCGCGGGGGATTCCGCCCCATCGACCTGTTCGGTACCCAGGCCCTGGCGCGCTGGCCGATGCTGGTGGCCGTGGCCTACCTCTCGATCCCGCCGCTACGCGCGGAGATCGAGCGGCGCACCGTCGAACTGATGGCCGCCCTGCCCCAGCCCGGCGAGGGCATGGCCTCCACCGCCTACCTGGCCGACGCGCTCTGGCTGACCGCGCTCAGCGTCCCGATGCTCGTGATGATGGTCTGGATGCTCTGGCTGATGTACCACGGCTACGCCCTGGTCACGGACCAGAAGGGCCAACGTGCCTTCTTCGGCTTCTTCGGCGCGCTGGTGGTGGCCTCGATCCTCGCCAAGGCGCTGATCGCCGGGCTGATGTCGACGCTCTGACTGGGCCTCGATCGAGGGGGATCAGCCCACCGCCGGCACCCCGATCAGGATCGGGTGCAGCCAGAACGCGAAGGCAACGTACAGGCCGAGACCGCCGACGATGACGATCGGATCGTTGAAGCGCCCGGCCGGCAGCTGCGGCGAGCGGCTCGGCGTGGAACGACGCTTGATCGAGATCCGATCGACCACCGCCCAGGCCAGAAAACCGCCGAACAGCAGCACGTCGGCCAGCATTCCGTTGACCAGTAGATGCCCGAGCGCCCAGGCCTTGACCGCCACGAGCAGGGGATGCTTCAGCGCGCTCTGCACCCGACCCGGCAGGTGCGAGGCCAACAGCGCCGGAAAGACGATCAGCATCAGCAGCATGTTCATGTGGCGCAGGAAGGTCGGCGGCTGGTAGAGCACCACCGGCTCCATCCTGGCCTGCCCGTAGCCGATCACGATCAGGACCAGCCCGGCCAGGGCGAGCAGACTGTACAGGCCCTTGTAGGCGCCCTCTCCCATGGATCCGACCAGGCGGGCTCGGAGCGGCTCGGCGACGATGCGGATCGAATGGGTGCCGAGAAACAGGATCAGGCCGACGATCAGGATGGTCATTGGGAAACTCCTTGGGCTGGGGAACGAAACCTTCCAGGGCTTGAGTGTACGCGGCCCGGCGGGGCCTGGTTGCTATACTTGCCGGCTTGTCGACACGATCTTCGGGAGCCCCCATGAGCCAAGCATCCCCCGCGCCCGCCAGCGCCCCCGTCATCCGCGCCCCGCACGGCAGCCAGCTCAGCTGCCAGGGCTGGCACCAGGAAGCGGCGCTGCGCATGCTGATGAACAATCTCGATCCGGACGTGGCCGAGCGCCCGCAGGATCTGATCGTCTACGGCGGCACGGGCAAGGCCGCGCGAAACTGGGACTGCTACCACGCCATCGTCGCGACCCTGAAGCGGCTCAAGAACGACGAGACCCTGCTGATCCAGTCCGGCAAGCCGGTCGGCGTGGTTCGCACCCATGATGAGGCCCCCCGGGTCCTGATCGCCAACTCCAACCTCGTTCCGCGCTGGGGCAACTGGGACGTGTTTCGCGATCTCGAAGACCGCGGCCTGACCATGTACGGGCAGATGACCGCCGGCTCCTGGATCTACATCGGCTCCCAGGGCATCGTCCAGGGCACCTACGAGACCTTTGCGGAGCTGGCCCGCCAACACTTCGGCGGCTCCCTGGAAGGCAAGCTCACGGTCACCGCCGGCCTCGGCGGGATGGGCGGTGCCCAGCCCCTGGCCGTGACCATGAACAACGGCAACTGCCTGGCCGTTGAAGTCGATGAATGGCGCATCGATCGCCGCGTCGAGACGGGCTACTGCGACGCCAAGGCGAAAAGCCTGGACGCAGCCCTCGATCTGATCGACCAGGCTTCGGGCCCGATCTCCGTCGGCCTGCTCGGTAACATCGCCGAGGTCCTGCCCGAGATGCTCGCACGCGGCATCATCCCGGATGCACTCACCGACCAGACCTCGGCGCACGACCTTCGCCAGGGCTACATTCCCATGGGCTATTCCCTGGACGAGGCGGCCGCCCTGCGTGAGTCCGACCCGAAGACCTACGACGAGAAGGTCCTCGACTCCATGGTCGTGCACGTCGAGACGATGCTCGAGATGCAGAAGCGCGGCGCGATCACCTTCGACTACGGCAACAACCTCCGCGGCCAGGTGGCCGACCACCGTGGCATGGCCAATGCCTTCGACTTCCCCGGCTTCGTGCCCGCCTACATCCGGCCGCTGTTCTGCCGCGGCGCCGGCCCCTTCCGCTGGGCGGCCCTGTCGGGCAACCCGGCGGATATCGCGGCCACCGACCGGGCCATCCTCGAACTGTTCCCGGAAAAGGAGCACCTGCACCGCTGGATTCGTCAGGCCCAGGAGAAGATCCACTTCCAGGGCCTGCCGGCCCGCATCTGCTGGCTGGAGTACGGCGAGCGCGCCGAAGCCGGCGAGAAATTCAACTGGCTGGTCGAAAAGGGTAAGGTCGACGCGCCCATCGTGATCGGCCGCGACCATCTCGACTGCGGTTCCGTGGCCTCGCCGAATCGTGAAACCGAGGCCATGAAGGACGGCTCCGATGCGATCGCCGACTGGCCGATCCTCAATGCCCTGGTCAATACGGCCTGCGGCGCCAGCTGGGTATCGGTCCACCATGGCGGCGGCGTCGGCATCGGCTACTCCCTGCACGCCGGCATGGTCAGCCTGGCCGACGGCACGAAGTCCGGCTACGAGCGTCTCGAACGCGTCCTGACCGCCGACCCGGGCATGGGCGTCTTCCGCCACGTCGACGCCGGCTATGACGAAGCCATCGAGACCGCGCGGGAACGGGGTGTCGACGTGCCGATGCTGCGAGGCTGAAGCCGACCCGCTCCGACACGAGGCCCGCTGTGAGCCGAAGACGTTGAACCTGCTGCTGTTCCCCTCGGGGGATGCGCTGCATGATCTGGTGCTGCCCCTGCATCTTCGCCCCGAGCGGGTGTGGCTGCTGGCCACGCCCGAGCACGCCGACTCACAGGCGAGCCTCGGTCGCCTGCTGGGCGGGCACGGCCTGCCCAGCGAGAAACTGAGCCTGCCCGAAT
Coding sequences:
- a CDS encoding cytochrome b/b6 domain-containing protein, which produces MNKARDSIEANGEQRVWDPIVRIGHWLLVVGFFTNYVMEDEWLSLHVWIGYSLIAIVLFRIVWGLVGTRHARFSDFLRSPAVVLAYLRDLARGAARRYVGHNPAGGVMIVLLLACMLGLTFSGLILYALEEQAGPLAAWVAEAEHATATTLWAADEHFWEEAHEVMVNVMLGLVVLHVLGVFVSSRLHGENLVRAMITGRKPAP
- the hutU gene encoding urocanate hydratase, whose protein sequence is MSQASPAPASAPVIRAPHGSQLSCQGWHQEAALRMLMNNLDPDVAERPQDLIVYGGTGKAARNWDCYHAIVATLKRLKNDETLLIQSGKPVGVVRTHDEAPRVLIANSNLVPRWGNWDVFRDLEDRGLTMYGQMTAGSWIYIGSQGIVQGTYETFAELARQHFGGSLEGKLTVTAGLGGMGGAQPLAVTMNNGNCLAVEVDEWRIDRRVETGYCDAKAKSLDAALDLIDQASGPISVGLLGNIAEVLPEMLARGIIPDALTDQTSAHDLRQGYIPMGYSLDEAAALRESDPKTYDEKVLDSMVVHVETMLEMQKRGAITFDYGNNLRGQVADHRGMANAFDFPGFVPAYIRPLFCRGAGPFRWAALSGNPADIAATDRAILELFPEKEHLHRWIRQAQEKIHFQGLPARICWLEYGERAEAGEKFNWLVEKGKVDAPIVIGRDHLDCGSVASPNRETEAMKDGSDAIADWPILNALVNTACGASWVSVHHGGGVGIGYSLHAGMVSLADGTKSGYERLERVLTADPGMGVFRHVDAGYDEAIETARERGVDVPMLRG
- a CDS encoding alpha/beta hydrolase codes for the protein MYRILSALLLLNCAAALADRPAEAVVLDRPDAELYGSLYWPEGAGQAVILHAGSGPTDRHGNQPGMQNDSLRLLARGLVAEGIAVLAIDKRFAGESRTSLSEAEIRPSVYVEDLRAWVDWLHARNAQLRIHLLGHSEGALFAKAAAMRSEVASVISLAGAGRPAGVILREQTEGRRPGEIGVEFERVLSSLESGQRVDEVSPLLQALFRPSIQPYLIEWLAIDPAALAAGLDVPLLVIGGSSDIQVGRADFDALAAHADRAEWIDGMNHVLKAVEGALPAQLPSYTDPSLPLHEALLPLIADWIEGPVVE
- a CDS encoding helix-turn-helix transcriptional regulator, with the protein product MSNDSQVPGRAGLFLVIFGLIAILIAWDLVADHAQGVDHLHVAIELALLILSATMFAHVLRQVLRSRRKLRVLNQRLDSAQAESQRWRASYQGTLQGLSTAIQAQFGSWQLSPAESEIALLLLKGLSLKEIAALRETGERTVREQARAVYRKAGLAGRSELSAFFLEDLLLPRADQSRSKDPSHPAD
- a CDS encoding beta-class carbonic anhydrase — translated: MSQILDEVLAANAAYAAEFGDKSELPLPPARRFAILTCMDARLDPAKYAGLAEGDAHVIRNAGGRASDDAIRSLVISYKLLGTREWFVIHHTDCGMELFDNDTMAELLASSLETASLSEQGWQDPGTGGGSTEGRYINWLSFKDNARSVIEDVQRIRSSPLVPADLPIHGYIYDCKSGRLVEVPEARSGVRAAA
- a CDS encoding DUF2089 domain-containing protein is translated as MKRTPSKCPSCDSELAVTELRCLDCQTAVSGHYRLPPLLRLDPSDQEFVEAFVLSSGSLKAMAGQLGVSYPTVRNRLNDIIEQIRKESET
- a CDS encoding alpha/beta hydrolase, which gives rise to MTFSKPGRWILSGLLFALLTACASTPSPDESLERLFGMGPIEQFTISSATLGRDFHVYVRLPQDYQARACDWPVVYLLDGGILFPMLSPYQLMLEIDEQAPPVVMVGISYGGLGYANGNLRSTDYTAPAPEPEYYGGAFAYQDFLAEELLPEIEGKFRVDADRSLVVGQSLGGQFTLLTALTRPELFSAYLSINPALHRNLDYFIELEPAEAASAVPLMITRSSEEMASLSQPLADWLAAWQTRGSDHLALELEWLEGHYHASSAPEAYRRAMAWWTAAGEACPP
- the thrC gene encoding threonine synthase, with translation MAFKPNIDRLKPMLYPSTRGHCPPVRLDEALRAGLAPDGGLYVPERIPGLEAATGIPGPDLSATAERVLAPFFADSSLAEDLPRITREALDLPLPIVEFNPGKSWMLELFHGPTAAFKDFAARFLAACLSRLRAEHEPVQTVLVATSGDTGGAVAAAFHRRPGFRVVILYPDGKVSARQAHQLGAFGDNVHCFRVQGNFDDCQRLVKRALNTPELASALALTSANSISIGRLLPQISYYAHSVSQLSAQIAQKVNLIIPTGNLGNALGAVLARAMGIPIGEIRLATNANRTLPDYFGGEDYRGRPGIATLANAMDVGDPSNFERLAWLYREADLRDSGIHAGSVTDEQIRRAIRRAWNEQGLMVCPHTACALELLRQQREVGDDRPWMVAATAHAAKFENVVEPLIEQTIEAPPALAALLERPSHAEDLEPDEDALATRLRALA
- a CDS encoding NnrU family protein translates to MTILIVGLILFLGTHSIRIVAEPLRARLVGSMGEGAYKGLYSLLALAGLVLIVIGYGQARMEPVVLYQPPTFLRHMNMLLMLIVFPALLASHLPGRVQSALKHPLLVAVKAWALGHLLVNGMLADVLLFGGFLAWAVVDRISIKRRSTPSRSPQLPAGRFNDPIVIVGGLGLYVAFAFWLHPILIGVPAVG
- a CDS encoding DUF4126 domain-containing protein, with amino-acid sequence MIDALSDIGTLSALLAGISLSAAAGLRVFIPILALGLAARSGVLELGAQFQWMASDPVLLVVGVAALFETGAYYIPWVDNLLDLLATPAALGGGTVIVSSLLPEMEPAAQWTTAALLGGGSAGIVQAATVAARGVSTATSGGLGNFLIASVEAIGSVIAVILALLIPIAFGLLVIVGLIALLVWVLRRLLRRSAREPSAAPPG